DNA from Nitrospinota bacterium:
TATAATTAACCTCTTTCAGAATATCCACGAACGATTCCTCCGCTTTGGGCAACAGCCCATAAAAGCGCGATGCATGATCCATCCGGAAGGTCTCGTGGAAAAACCGGGGCAGGTTCGGACTTCCCCATGTGGCGATAAGCAACACCGCGCTTAAGGGGATCAAAACCGCCCATAGCATAAGCCGGTGGGCCGGTTTCTCCTTGAAAGCCGCCATAGCCGTGACCACACAGGTGAAGTGGATGGGGGCAAGATTGAGAAGATTGCTCTCGGCGCTGCGCGAGATAAAATAGCTGGCCGTGGTCCAGATGAGTCCCATTATTCCGATGAGCGCGGGCCATTCCTTAAGACGATCCCGGAAAGCCGTTGCGGCACAGGCGGAAACGGCGGTAAATACCAGCAGCAGCCCCCATACGCCGCCCAGTGGTTCTATGGGAAGCGCGCCGAAGCCACCCTTATACACCGCTGCATACTCAATAAACGCGTACCAATCCGGCAAATGGCCTAAACCGAAAATGTAGAAAGCATTAACCGCCCCGAACAGGATGAGCAACGGCAACAGGGAAGTGAAAAAAATCAGCGCTGCCCGCCGCCATTGGCCGGTATTTTCGGCCCCAGAACCCTGCTTGGCGGTTTCCCATGCCAACCACAAGGATTGGGGCAGCCAAATGCTCGTGCTGTAAATGGCGCTTTCGAAACTCCAAAGGCAGCCAACCGCCCATAGACAGGAACCGATCCAAAAACGCGCACTTCGCGCGCCTCCGGCGCCATTTTCCGCCGTGATGTTCCAATAACTCCACGCCAGGAAAAGGTAGCAAAAAAGAAACCTCATTCCGCTGACGCTGGGATGGGTGTTCAAACCGGTATGTTGCGGCGCATCCACCGCCATAAACGCCACGGTGATGGTTAACAATGTTCCGGCCGCCGCTCCGAATGCGCCCGGCCGAAGCGCCCTTAACATGCCGTACATAATGAGGGCGCATAATAACTGCAATGCCGAGGCCGCAACATAAAGGCTGAAATGCAACGATTTGAACGGCAAGGCGGCCAGAAGGAGGATATCCAGAAATCCGTACTGGCTGGGCACATCCCATAATAGCCACCCCCCTTGGCGCACCAAGGCCGCGCTGCCAACATAAAAATCGTGGTGATCGGTTATTTCATAGGGAAGCTGGAATGCAACCAGCGCCAATATCAATATCAGGGCGAGTTCCGCCAGAATCCGCGGAATGGAGAAAGCGCGGGGAGCGCTCCGCTTGACCGCGTCTTGCGGCCAATACCAGATGGCAAAAGCCGCCGCCAGGATCGCCGCAACAACCTGTTGCGCCCCGCCGGTTACGAAGCGGCCAAACGGTTCCCACCAAAAGAACCTGGACAACAGTCCCCATGCCGCATACGCCGCCACCAAGACGAATAAAGACACTCCGATTTTTTCCCGGTCATGCACCGCCACACCATTGGCGCCGCCAAGAAAAAACCAATGGGCCAGCGCAAACCCACAAATAACGGGAATATCGCCGCCGGGAACGATAAAAACGCAAAACGCCAAAGCCGCGAATGAGGAACCCCACCGGAATATTTCCACAACCGGACGTGCCTTCGCATGGCGGAACGGAAAATGGACGGCATGAAGAAGCGGGGGAAAAACCCCTCCGAGAAGCAGGTACTGGGCCCACTCGTAAGGTTCGCCGTTGTGTGGCAGAATCAGATGGCCGAGGCCAAGCACGGCCAAGGCAATGCCGAAGCCGGACATCAGATTTAAATAAGCATTTTTCAGTTCATCGCGATTTAGCGGCTTCCCCATTTATGGAATGCTATGCGAGGCGGTAAAACAACTCAAGTTATTTAACTCCCCCCCCCTTCCGGCTTGGAAGACATGACAATTTTTGTCATGTCGGACAACTTTTGGGCCGGTTCAGGTTCCATTTACCCGTTCAGGCGACTCCATGGCATCAGATACATTTTCCCATTATTAGGTTGATTTATATGGTAGTATATCGGCCATGCAGAGGGTGGAAAATGCAAATTTTCATCTTGGCCTGAAATCTGCACTATCGAATGGGCAAGTGTTTAAGGGCGCGGCAAAGCGCCAAAGGCAATAAACTTTTTTGGAGGTTATAACATGTTCAAGAATACCCTGAAGGGCGAAAAGGGCTTTACGCTCATCGAGCTGCTGGTGGTCGTGGCGATCATCGGTATCCTCGTTGCGATAGCCATCCCGCAGTTCGCCAACTACAAGAAGCAGGCGAACGACAGCGCGGCCGAATCCGACGTGCGCAACATGGCTCTGTCCGAAGAGTCGTACTACGCAACCAACAACGCATATACAGCCACCTTGGCCTCGCTTACCGCTATTGGCTTCAAATCGACCAAGAATATTACCGCCACCCCGGCACTTACCACCAATGGCTTCGTTATTACCGCTTCACACCCACAAGGCACCAAGATATTCACTTGGGACTCCACCGCTGGCGGTCTGCAGTAAGCTGCTAACCGTTTAGTCCTTTTAAAGGCATGGGGCTTCGGCTCCATGCCTTTTTTTTACCTGCATTACTCGTTTTGTCATACCGGACACTGATCCGGCACCCAGACATATTGTCAAAGCTTCTCCCCTCGGCATACAAGGACTGATGAATTGTATACCCACCATAAATGAGGCTCTGCTATCATCTTTTCATGAACAATCCCCGTGTGCGCCGCATCCTCTTTTCCC
Protein-coding regions in this window:
- a CDS encoding prepilin-type N-terminal cleavage/methylation domain-containing protein, with the protein product MKGEKGFTLIELLVVVAIIGILVAIAIPQFANYKKQANDSAAESDVRNMALSEESYYATNNAYTATLASLTAIGFKSTKNITATPALTTNGFVITASHPQGTKIFTWDSTAGGLQ